One Phycisphaerae bacterium RAS2 DNA window includes the following coding sequences:
- the lutA gene encoding Lactate utilization protein A translates to MGRSSDSPHGVSNQAPTHSAAPQRRVSLFVPCYVDQMFPRVAQSTVKLLDRLGVACEYDARQTCCGQPAFNSGYADEARRVAEHFVRVFADCETIVAPGGSCVSMVRNHFSHVLGREERVTHCVRELCEYVVNELGVTNVGASLPGRAALHMPCHMLRELDGAGPVRELLSHVRGLEIVDLPCDTWCCGFGGTFSVKYPELSTAMAETKLQQMRDAGVEYLISPESSCLMQLASVLRRVEEPARQDRALRTIRPFHVAEVLAGLGTCA, encoded by the coding sequence ATGGGCCGGTCCTCCGACAGCCCGCACGGCGTCTCGAATCAGGCTCCGACTCATTCCGCCGCCCCGCAACGGCGCGTCTCGCTCTTTGTCCCCTGCTACGTGGATCAGATGTTCCCGCGCGTCGCGCAATCAACCGTCAAGCTGCTGGATCGCCTCGGCGTTGCCTGCGAATACGACGCGCGGCAGACCTGCTGCGGCCAGCCCGCCTTCAACAGCGGCTACGCCGACGAAGCACGGCGCGTGGCCGAGCATTTCGTCCGTGTGTTCGCCGACTGCGAGACGATCGTCGCGCCGGGCGGATCGTGCGTGAGCATGGTTCGCAACCACTTCTCGCATGTGCTGGGCCGGGAGGAACGGGTGACGCATTGCGTGCGTGAGTTGTGCGAGTACGTTGTCAACGAGCTGGGGGTCACGAATGTCGGCGCGAGCCTGCCGGGGCGGGCGGCGCTGCACATGCCGTGTCACATGCTGCGCGAGCTGGATGGTGCGGGCCCCGTGCGCGAATTGTTGTCGCATGTGCGGGGACTGGAAATCGTCGATCTGCCCTGCGACACATGGTGCTGCGGCTTTGGCGGGACGTTCAGCGTGAAATACCCGGAGCTGTCGACCGCCATGGCAGAGACAAAGCTACAGCAGATGCGCGACGCAGGCGTGGAGTACCTGATCTCACCCGAGTCGAGCTGTCTCATGCAACTGGCCAGCGTCCTGCGGCGCGTCGAAGAACCGGCTCGCCAGGACCGTGCCCTGCGGACGATTCGCCCCTTTCACGTGGCGGAAGTGCTGGCCGGGTTGGGCACGTGCGCATAG
- the lutB gene encoding Lactate utilization protein B, with amino-acid sequence MRDDHAGFETASREKVADRRLAIQLHVSTGNSLAKTASLIEQTPQWQALRAHARQVKLHTLTHLDEYVQRFAAAAERNGATVSWAATGEDACAQTLAIARQHGVRRITKAKSMTNEEIGLNEALEAGGLEPVETDFGEMICQLAHVAPSHVTAPIIQWSIEEVARLLARTGFVDAIPPELQPGGGALDRSARLSAAARLVAAARVRLREKFMTAGMGISGANFAVADRGALVLVENEANIRLTTTLPGVHVAVVGIDKLIPRTADLGTFLTLLPVAATGQRQTSYVTFLRKPLGRLHIILLDNGRLNVLADEQHFDLLSCIRCGACMNACPVYRHVSGHGYEAVYPGPIGAVLMPHLQPGRAYEELPFASSLCGACTEICPVGIPLHERLLEWRERVVGRGERSRLEAAAFAGWTWLMTHPTIYRSGRPPAAWINAMAGWFAPVKQWQKTRELPQVAGESFAQWWRKNRDA; translated from the coding sequence ATGCGAGACGACCACGCCGGGTTTGAAACCGCGAGCCGGGAGAAAGTTGCCGACCGCCGCCTGGCGATTCAGTTGCACGTCTCCACCGGCAATTCGCTGGCAAAAACGGCGTCGCTGATCGAGCAGACGCCGCAGTGGCAGGCCCTGCGCGCGCACGCGCGGCAGGTAAAACTGCACACGCTGACCCATCTGGACGAATACGTTCAACGTTTCGCGGCCGCCGCCGAGCGGAACGGCGCGACGGTCTCCTGGGCCGCGACCGGCGAAGACGCCTGCGCTCAAACGCTTGCGATCGCGCGGCAGCACGGCGTGCGGCGCATCACCAAGGCCAAGTCGATGACCAACGAGGAGATCGGCCTGAACGAGGCGCTGGAGGCCGGCGGGCTGGAGCCGGTTGAGACGGACTTCGGCGAAATGATCTGTCAGCTCGCGCACGTCGCGCCCAGTCACGTGACCGCGCCGATCATTCAATGGTCAATCGAAGAAGTCGCGCGGTTGCTGGCGCGCACGGGTTTTGTCGACGCGATTCCCCCCGAATTGCAGCCAGGCGGCGGCGCTCTCGATCGGTCGGCACGGTTGTCGGCGGCTGCGCGCCTTGTCGCCGCAGCGCGCGTTCGCCTGCGCGAGAAGTTCATGACGGCCGGCATGGGCATCAGCGGCGCGAACTTCGCCGTGGCTGATCGCGGCGCGCTGGTGCTCGTGGAGAACGAAGCCAACATCCGGCTGACGACGACGCTGCCGGGCGTTCACGTAGCCGTCGTCGGAATCGATAAGCTGATCCCTCGCACGGCCGACCTGGGCACGTTTCTGACGCTGCTCCCAGTCGCCGCGACGGGCCAACGACAGACGTCTTATGTCACGTTTCTGCGAAAGCCGCTGGGCCGCCTGCACATCATTCTGCTGGACAACGGCCGACTGAACGTGCTGGCCGACGAGCAGCATTTCGATCTGCTCTCATGCATCCGATGCGGCGCGTGCATGAACGCTTGCCCGGTGTATCGACATGTGTCGGGCCACGGGTACGAAGCGGTCTATCCGGGACCGATCGGCGCGGTCCTCATGCCGCACCTTCAACCCGGTCGCGCGTACGAGGAGCTGCCGTTTGCCAGCAGTCTGTGCGGCGCGTGCACTGAGATCTGCCCCGTGGGGATTCCGCTGCACGAACGATTGCTCGAATGGCGCGAGCGCGTCGTCGGCCGCGGCGAGCGATCCCGATTGGAAGCTGCGGCGTTTGCCGGCTGGACATGGCTCATGACGCATCCAACGATCTATCGATCCGGACGCCCACCGGCTGCTTGGATCAACGCGATGGCTGGTTGGTTCGCACCGGTGAAGCAATGGCAGAAGACGCGAGAACTGCCGCAAGTCGCGGGTGAGTCCTTTGCGCAGTGGTGGAGGAAGAACCGTGATGCCTGA